GAGTTCAGGAGCGCGGTGGAGTTGATCGCCGAACGTGATGGGGAGCCACTCGATGCTGGAAGATCGCCGCCAGCCAAGGGCGATGCGTCCCCCCCGAATGAGGAAGGATCGTCTTCGTACATCTGGCAATCGCCCTGGTCCTGAACTGGACTCCGGAGGGGTCTCGCGGGGAACTCAGGCCCGGTGAGTTCGGCCCGCAATGGTCAGGCGTCCGTCCGCTTCAGGCACCAGCATTTCGGGGAGCACCAGGTTTCCTGCTTCGTCCGTGAGCGGAACCGGCGGTACGAATGCCCGCCCTTGCGCGTAGTCGACGCCAAGCGTCTGCAAGACGCGCACAGCGTTCTCATTCCCCACCTGCTTCGCGATCGTCGGGATTCCGACACTTCGGCCGATCTGCGTCACCGCATGCACGATGCTGCGGTACATCGGATCGCCAGCGACCTCGTTGACGAACGACCCGCCAATTTTCAGAAAATCCACGGGCAAGGTCCGCAGGTAGGTAAGCGACGTCACACCGGTCCCGAAGTCCTCGAGCGCCATGCCGCAGCCGGTCGTGCGCATGTTGGTGAAGAAGCGGACCGTGCGCGAGAGATTAACGAGGGCGGCCCGCTCCCCCACTTCGAAACAGAGCGATCCCGGTGCGACGTCGTGTCGGGTCAGTTCCTCCACGATCGTGGGAATCAGCGAGTCGTCGGCGAGTGCGGATGCACTCAGGTTGATCGAGAAGACCGGCAGCGGCGAGCGCGTGTGCTGGCGGCGCCACTCGCGGAGCAGTCCGATGGCGCGTCGAATCACCCAGAGGTCGATCGCCGGCATCAGGCGATAACGCTCGGCCTGCGGCAGGAAATCGGCGGCCTTCTGCATCCGCCCGTGGCCATCGGGGAGGCGGAGCAGGATCTCGTAACGTCGCGCCAGCTTGAGTGCCGGTTGCAGCGGCACGATCGACTGGCCGTAGAGCTCGAATTGACCCTCCTCGATCGCGCGCATCAGCCGAGTCACCTGACGATCCATTCCGACCAGCCGGCTCGCTTGCTCCGCGAGCACTGGCTGACGATGAATGCGATTGCCACCGCCTTCCTTCGCGGCGTAGCACGCGGCATCGGCGAGCCGCAGCACCCCCGCAATCCCGCCGCTCCCCGCGGTGACCGGCACCATGCCGATGCTCACGCCGATGGTGAAGCGGTTCCCGGCCCACTCGAAGTGGTAGTTGTCAAATTCGCGCCGGATCGACTCCGCAATCCGTTCGGCCTCAGCCATCTCGCAATTCTCGAGCAGCACACCGAACTCGTCGCCGCCGATCCGCGCCAGCGTATCGTGCTTGCGGAGCTGGCCGTTGAGTAGGGGGCCAAGGCTTCGCAGCAGCGCGTCACCAGCATCGTGCCCGCAACTGTCATTCACGGCCTTGAAGCGATCAAGGTCAAGGCAGAGGAGGGCGTGCTCACCATCCATCTGGGCAAGCCCGGCCAGCGTGTGCGTCAGCCGTCGTTCGAATTCGCGGCGGTTGAGCAGGCCGGTGAGCAAATCGTGGCTCGCCTCGTAGGAAAGCCGGTGTCCGACGCGCCGCTTCTCGCTCTCGTCCTGGATGACCATCACGACGCCGGTCATGACCCCGTTTCGATCGTTGATCGGGGCAGCGGAGTCCCCGACGGGTACTTCCGTTCCATCGCGGCGCAACAGGAGCAGCCCTTCCTCGAGTTCGACGGCCCGTCCTTCAGCGAAGCAGCGCACGGCAGTGTTGGGGACCGGGAGCCGGCTGATCTCCGAAATCAGGGGGAGCACGGCGTCGAGTGATTGTCCGATCGCTTCGCTTCCTGTCCAGCCGGTCAGACGTTCCGCCACCGGATTGAGGTAGGTGATGCTGCCGCTTTCGTCGGTGGTGATAACCGCGTCGCCAATCGCCTCGAGAGCGCTGTGCGCCCCCTCGTTATTGCGAGAGCGCGACTCCTGCGCGCGCCGCCATTGCGTCAGATCGCGCACCATCACGAGCGACCGGGCCTCGGGCCCCTGTCCGAGTGGCCTGCGACTCAACTCGACCGGGAATTCGCTTCCGTCGCGACGTCGGGCGAAACAGTTCACCGACTCGCCAGCCAGGGAGACCGGTGGCCAGCCGCCTTCCTCCCGGCGATCGGCACCGAGGAGTCGCTGGAATCGATCAGGAATGAAGCGGCCCATCTCTTCACCGAAAAGCTGCTGTTCCGTCCAGCCAAAGAAATGTTCGGCCTCGGCGTTGAGAGCGATCACCAGGCCGCTCGCGTCGAGCACCACGAGCGCATCAGGCGCGGCATCCAGCAGGTCGCGGAATTCAGTGGTAATGGCTGACAGGAAGTCTCTCGATCGCTGCGTCGACTCCGCAGCCAGGAAGCACTCTCGTGGAACCGTCGACGACCCCGCCGACTCCAGCATTGGGGGAAAGTTATGGTCTGCCCTGCAACAGGAACATCCGTCTTTGGGTGGGGTTTTGCCCTAGCTCCGGATGATGAAGGAGTCTTCGGGAAGCGAGGTGGTACTCAGGGGCCGGCGGTGGTGTGAGTGCCGATCACTGGAGTGCTGCATCCCGCGGCGCCGAAGAGTGGCGGCAGTCCGGCGTAGGGATCCGTGAACTGGGCGATGAGCATTCTGGTATTGAGGGTGTCCCTGAGGGTGCCTTCGACCGAAGCGGCCTGATCGACGCCCACTGGTCCGAAGAGTCGGAGGACAACCGATCTGGTGCTGAGATTGACCGTACCGTAGAGACGGCCGCCAGCACTCTGCCCGCTCCAGGTGGACGCGAAAGTCAGTGAACCACCGGGCTGAACCTCATCCGAGGAGCCCGTGAAGGTCAGCAGGAAGGGACCGCTCACACAGCCCGTCGCCTTGGGAGCCACGCTCCACACGCCGACAACTTCCGACGCCGATAGCGCTCCACCGGCGCTGCCGGTCGCGCCGCCGCCGCACGCTGCCAGCAACATCAGCATCAAACACAACGGGTTCAGTTGGCGACAATTCGGCACAAGGCGGGCCACGGGAGACTCCAGGCGGGGGACAAGGAACCCAGATACGACACACGACGAAGGGAGCGCTCAGGTCGAGCGAACGTCGCCCACGACGACAGCACCAGCGTCGGAATCTTCGAGTGCGCCAAGTAGAATGGTGGAACACGAGGGGCACATGCCGTGCGTCAGCTGCGGCAATGGCGCGCCACCGAAGAGGCCTAGCACCGTCACCGCGGCCTCGATTTCGACCCAGCTATCGTCCCCGAGGCGCACGCGCTTGCACCAGCCGCAGATCGTCAGGAGCGTGTCGGCCCGGGGATGGTCGCTGTCGAGCAGGAGCATCGCGGCACGCCCCTGCTCCCAGACCGAGGTGACCTGGAACACCACGCCCCCTTCGCCATCGGCGGTGATCTCCATCGCCAAACCGCGACGGGTCGATGGCGCGTCACAGCGAAACTGGAAGCGCACCGGGAGCCCGCCATCGCGCACCCGTTTTACCATACCGCGGTAGAGGGCAATGGTGGTGGGGTCGGCGAAGAAGTCCCAGAGCGGTCGCCCCAGCACGCGCGCAGGTTCCAGCATCCCGCCGCCATTCTCGGCCGCGAAGATGCTCCACCCTTCATTGACGTCGGTCAGGCAATCATTGAAGTCGATGCGATAGCGGACCGGGGAATTACTTGGCATTCCAGAAAGGTATCCTCTGGTACGGTGCGGCGACCGGCTACTTCCAGCCGCGCTTCTCCTGGCGGCGCAGATTGAACCAGGTGAGCGCTGCGAACAACGCCACCTGCCCCGCCCCGAAGCCCCACCCGCCCCAATGGAACGCGAAGAGGGTGATGATCCCGATGATCAGCGATAGCCCGGCCACCGTGAAGCCGGCACCATACTCGTGGTCGCCAAGGCGATAGTAGAACACGCCGGTGACGACCAGGAGGAAGACGACGAGTGGCACGATCAGGCTGGCGGGAGATCGAGGAGCTCGAGTGCTCGCGAAGCGTCGGGGTTCGGAACCGCGATCGTGGCGCCACCCGGCGCCCACCCCGCGAAGCCCGCTCCGAAGATGCCGGCCTGATCACCACGCAGGATCACTTGCACCCCGGCGCCCTCGAGCGTCGCTCGCGCGATGTCGGCTTCGATCCGGGTGCCGTAGGTGACGATGTTGGTCCAGGCGGATTCGGGCATGGGGGCTCCGGTCTTGAGAATGTTGACGCGTCCACCAGCTATGGCTTAGGCCATCCCGCACTCAGCTCGACGATCCCCACCGCGAGTCGTGGCCGCCACCACTCCTCGCCGTGGTTGCCGTTGGGCACCTCAGTGTAACTCACGGAGTAGCCGTTGGTGACGAGCGCGTCGCGGAAGCGTCGCGTCGCCTCGATGAAGACCGGTCCGCTACCGCCGAGGGTCGCGTGGGTCTCGAGTGCGCCGACGTCGAGCACAAAACGGATTGGCTGCCGCGCCGCGGTGCGGACCTTCCGGGCGAGCCATTCGTACGGCGCCCCGTTCGACCCGTTGGCACCGCGCCAGAACGCACCGCTCTGCGACCAGACATTGCCAAAGAGATCGGGTCGCGCGAATGCCGCGAAGGCCGCACCCACACCGCCGGCGCTCGACCCCGTCACGATGACGCGCGCAGGGTCGCGCGTCACGCGCCACCCTCGTTGCAGCCACGGCATCAGCTGCGACCCGAGGAAGGTGGCCATGCGCGGTGCATTGCCGAGGTCGGCGATGCGTACCGCGCCGGCGGAATCGTCAACGAGGAGCGCCACGAAGGCCGGGGCGTACTTTCCGGCCGCGAGCGAATCCAGGACGCGCGGCAACGGCATCGTGTCCTGATAGCTGCTGCCGTCGAACGCCACGATCACCGGGTAGGGAGTGGCCCGCCGGGCATCGTACCCGGGTGGCGTGTACACCCAGACTCGACGGAGGCGCTGGTAGCTGGAATCGTAGAGGGTGTGCAGTTCCACCCGGCTGCCGGCCGATGCAGGCCGTTGAGCCGCTGCGGTCGAGAGCGCAGCGGGGAGCAGGGTGACAAGCAGCAGCGCGACGCGAGACGTCATGGCTGACCCCGGGTGGTCGTGGCCGACTCGGCGGACCCCCGAAGACTAGCCGATCGCGAGCGTCCCCGCCCCGGCGTCGTAGGTCGCAGCGAACTTCGCGAGTCCGCTGGTCTTCTGCCCCCCGGTCCAGCTCCCCGACCCGGCGAAGGTGGCCCCGTGCCCGCTGCAGTAGAACGAACTCCCGTTCACGCTTACGGTGACACCGCGGTGCGGACAGACCAGCGAGAGCGCGAGGTAGCTCGTCTCGCCGGTCCGGCTCACCGCGATCGGCGTCCCGCTTCGGGAGCCATTGTCGACCAGGGCGATTCCCCCGACGGTGGCGAGTGCGGGGTAATCGGCGAGCCGTACGGTGAATTTCGTGATGGCGGGCGTCGTCGGCAGCGAGGCCCCGCACGCGGCGAGGCCGGCCGCCCCCATCGCCAGCAGCGTCTGCCCGAGGAAGGCGCGCCGGTCGATGCCGGTACAGCCATCGCAGGGCACACTTACGCTCCCTTGGACAGCAGCACCACCGACGCGCTCCACCCCGAGGGATCCTTGTCGTTCTTGTGCATTGCCTCGACGTTCACGACGATCTCGTCTCCCTGACGCGCGATGCTGAAGCGATCCATGTTGCGCGTCGCGCGCCCCGAGATGAACGTGCCATCGGGCTTGTACTTCGAGTGATGCTTCGGGCACTGGAACTGGCTGTCGCCCTCGTTCCAGCGTAGCGCAGTGTTCTGGTGCGGGCACGAGAGGTTGAAGGCGTAGATCTCGTTTTGCCAGCGGACGAGAATCACGTCGTTCTCCTTGTCGATTTGCACCCCGTCCTTCGCGGGCACGGGATAGCTCGGGTTCTTGCCGACCCAGCGACGCAGGCGCAGAGCGGTTGGTGCGGCGGCCGACAGCCCGGACGGCATCCCGACCATGATCAGGGCGCCCAGGGTGGCGAGTCCGGCATGCTTCACGAACGCACGACGCCCGGCGAGCGGGCAGTCGTTGCATTCGGGGTGTTCGTCGTTGGCACGATCATCAGACTGCGACATCGGCACCTCCAGGGTCAGCTTGAACTCAACCGGCATTCACGAGTGCGGCGCCGGCGATCGCGGTACAGGTCCAGAGAAAGAGCGAGAAGACGGTCGATCGGTGGAGCCGCCGCCAGAGCCAGGGCAGATCCTCGCCACGACGCAGCCGCCGTTCGGTGAGCATCAGGACCACTCCATTCAGGAGCAGCAGCGTCACCAGCGTGAGCTTGACGAGAAAGACCGGTGACTTGGCGAAGGTCTCGACATCGGCGGCCGCGAGCGCGAACCCGCTCGCGAAGAGGAAGACGAGCGCAATCATCACTGGTCGGTGCGTCGAGTGCAGCCGGCGCAGCACGTCATCGCCGGTCTCCTCGCGATGTCGCTTGGCTCGCAGCGTATCACGATCCGCCGCGATGGCGATTCCGCCCCCGAGCAGCATCGCCACCAGATGCACCGAGGTCACGCCCGTCTCGAGCAGCTTCGAATCGGCGTAGAGTGCATTCCATGGTGCAAAGAAGTCGGTCAGGGTCGCTATCAGCGTTGCAAGCATCAATCTCTCCAGAGCCACATCATGACTGTCGAAGCAACCGAGAGACTCATCGACCCGACGGCGAGTGCGCGGTGCGTGTTGGCGCCGCCGTCGGACTCTCGTGCCGATTCGGCCGAGGCGGCGGTGGCGAGAAAGCCGGCATCGGCCACCAGCATCGCGATGCTGTGCACCCAGCGCCGCGTCTTCCCCGTCGGTTCTTTCCGCGATGCCACCAGGTTGTACACCCCGGTCACGGTATTGACGGTGAAGAGCACACCGAGGCCGGCGGCGATCGCCGAGTGCGGCCCCTTGAGGCTCGAGCGTTGGTTACCGAGCGTCTGCTCATCCTTCAGCAGCTTCTGGCCCACGAAATATTCGGCGATGAATACCGGTAACTCGAGGTAGCTGCCGATCTTGTGGACCGTGAGCGAGGTGTGGTAAAGACTGCTGTATTCGATCGCCTTCCGTCGCGTCGTATCGCCGGATTCGCCGCGCGGTTGCGGTGCGAGACCCGCGCGCGATGCGCCCGCGCAACTACTGCACGCCGGCGCGCTGGTGCGCGAGAGGGTATCCTGCGTTTGCCCGGACAACGGCGCCGCAATGAGCACGGCGGTGACGAGCAGAGGGGTAAGTCGGTAACCAATCATCGGGCAGCTCCGTGCCGAAGCGGAATACTGGCCCGCAGTGGATGCAGTGACACGGTGAAACGCACTGAATCCTCCGGCCAGCGTAGCAAGACGACACCCGCGGCGGCGACCTGCACACGCTGCACACCGGCCGGCAGTTCGATGCGATACCGCTCGGCCGGCACCTGATTGTCGATGATCACCTGGTCCGTGGCGACGGCATACGCCGTAACTCCGCCTTCGGAATGGAAGGCAATGTCATTCCCCTCCGAGCGCACCAGCTCCACCACGCCGCCACCCTGCGACCGCGTGAACTCCACCCGGAGACTCGGGTGAGCCGCCACGGCGATCCCTGATGCGGCCGGGCTCCGGCTCACGATGGCGGGCGTGACGGGTGGTGAGGAGCGGATTTCCCGTGCCTGGGGAGCCGCGTCGCGCCCGAGCCACTGCCGCAACGGGGAACCCGGGATGACTGCCGCCGCGGCCGCGATCGCGAGCAGGATGCCGCCACCCGACACGGCCACAACCCGGCGCACCCGCCCGGGCCGCTGCGCCACGGGCGGGTGTTCGGCCCCGGCCGGGATCGGATTGTCGAGCAGCGTCAGCAGCTCGCCAACGGCGAGTTGATCATCGGCGAGTTGCCGCGATCGGTCGTGGCAGCGCGCGCAGCGGGCAAGATGGTCCGCATCCAAAGTTGATCCGCTCGATTCGCCGAGGCCTGCGGCAAGCAGCACCTCGTCCGGTGGGTGGCGCTCGTCAGTCTGGATCACCGTGCAACTCCTGATAGGCCTGGCGAAAGGAGATCCCGGCGCGCAGCAGGATCGTGCTCACATTGGTTTCAGTCAGCTCGAGCGCGACGGCGATTTCACGATAGCTGTAGCCGGAATGCCGCAGCAGCAGCACTTCGCGCTCGCGAGGCGGGAGCCGGTTCAGTGCCGATCGCACCTGGCGACGCTGCTCGTCCTGATCGAGTGCGACCGCAGGATCCGGGGCGGTCGACGGACGCGGCGCATCGTCGCCGGCCGCGGTCAGTAACTGCAGCCGTCGACCGGCGCCGCGGAAATGATCCCGCAGGAAATTGTTGGCGACGGAGACCAGCCAGGCACCTGGCTCTTCGGGAAACGATCCGCGGTCGAGGAGCCGGACGAACGCTTCCTGCGCGACGTCGGCAGCGAGTTGTGGGTCGCCCAGCGAGCGATCGAGGTAGCGAAACAGGGCGGGATGGCGCTCACGATAGAGTACAGCGAACGCAGTCTCGAATTCACTGAGCGGCGCGCTGTCGGGAGCGGGACGACCTTTCCTGGCGAACGGACGCATCAGCGGCGAGTCCGGGCCGGAGGAGAAGGGAGCGGCGAGAGTATCCACAGCAGGAGGAACGGGTGACACGACCACTTTGTCACACGGGCCTCCGTATCGGCCTACCTCAGTGGATCCACCCCAGTTCGAGGACGACGCCACGCGGCGTGCCACCCAGCAACTGCAGCCCGCCGTTCGCGAGGGCGACCACCCCCGCGGGGTCGCTCCGATTCAGCAGGTTCTCGAGGCGCAGCGACGTGGTAATCCCTCGCGAAGCCGTCGCTCCGAAGCTCCAGAGATGGCGAATCCCGGCATCGAGCCGGAGCCGGGTCGGAAGCCGCAGTCCGTTTACCGGCCCTGCCACGGTGCTGGCGACGCCCTCCATCTCGCCGACGCCGGTCGCACTCGAGAACGGACGCCACTCGAGTCCGGGGAGCATCGGCGTCACCGGCTGTCCGCCGCCGCTGCTCCAGGCGAGTTGCACGGCGGTCCGGTGATCTGGATGCCACGTCGCCGCCCCCGAAAAGAGCCACGGCCGCGCGCTGCCGATCTGGTAGGATCCTCCGGCGATCTGCTGCGTGGCACTCGCCAGCCCGACCGTGGCACGCAATGCGAGCGGACCGCGCGCCGCCTCGAGGGAGAGATTGACCCCGCGTGCCTCGCCCTCTCCGAATGCCGGCGGGGTGTCGGAGAAGAATCCCGACGACGCAGCAGCCGGCGTCACCACACCATACCAGCGCCGCAGGTAACCATCGGCTGATAGCGTCGTGCCGTGACCAAGCTCGCGTGAGAGAGTGAGAGCGTACTGGTCGGCGCGTGCGATGGGCACGTTTGCCGCAGTCGCTGCCGGAAGGTTTGGGGAGACGACCGTGCTGGCGAGATTCTCCTCGTTCAGAAGCGACTGCACGGCCTGATGGGTACGACCGAAGCCGGCGCTGATGGTGGTCCGTGCGTCGGGGCGAACGGCAATGACAGCGCGTGGTGCCAACGAAGTGTGCCCGCTGAAATCACTGTTGCCGCGGAGGCCCAGCCGGAGGTCAAGCGCTGGCAACGCATGCCAGCTCCATTCTCCGAATAGGGACCCAAGCAGCGGCCGACCGGTGATCACAAATCCGGCCGGCTGGTCCTCGCCGCCGGCCGCATGCTGACGATACCAGCTCTTCGGCTGGGTGATCTCTGCGCCGACGAGCAGCGACCCCAAACCGAGTTGCCGCCGGTAATCGGTCGACAGGCCGAGTTCACTTATACCACTGCTGAGCGCGATGGGTCCATCGAGCGACCCCGTCTGGATCGCGGCGCTGCTGCCGTTCCACCAGCCGGTGAAGCGCCACTCCTCTCCGATATGGGGCGACCCACTCCAGGTCGCCCCGAGCGCACCACTCCGCCAGCTTGCGGCGTTGGCCAGTGCGCCGGTCGGTAGCGGTTGCGACGCATCTCCACCCGCCGCATCGAGGCCATCGGCGGAGGATTCCCAGTGCATCCGGTTGCCACTCTCGAACGCGACAACGCGCAATGCACCCGGCCCCAGCGGGAGCCGGCCGATCGCCAAAGCATCCTGATAGCCGTTGGTGGTACCCAGACCGCTGCCATCAGTCAGCAAATTCCGAAAAGAGGTGCGTCCGCCGAGCATCACGGAGCCCTGGCCCACACGTACCTGGATCAGCGAGCGGATGTCGCTCACCGAGGCATTCGCGCTGAAATGCGGACTCGCCGACTTCAAGTCAGCACTCCGCAGTTCGACCACACCAGCAAGCGCACCATCGAAGCGTGCCGAAGCGATGCCGCTGTGAAGATCGACCCTGGCAATCGCGTCGGGGTTGATCGCGCTTGAGGCCCCGGCGAAATGGCTGGCACTGCTCAGCGGAATCCCGTCGAGGAGCGTCCGGTTCTCCGAGCCGCGGCCGCCGCGGATGCTCAGCGTGCCGGTATTGTCGCCGCGAGTGGTGACTCCTGCGGCGCTCGCCAGCAGGGTGTTGAGATCGTTCGCCGCGGCAGGACGATCGCCCTGCCAGCCGGCCCCGAAGTGCGACAGCCCGGGCTCGATCACCGACGCGGAAGTAGCACTGTCGGGCAATGGCACCCGCTGGGCCACGGTTTCAATCGGTGGCAGGAGGACCGGGTGCACGGTGAGGGAAATATCGAGCGCGAGGTCGGAGCCATCAACCAGCGTCACGCCTACCCGCTGACTTTCGAAGCCCGCCGAGACGAAGCGGAATTCGTGCCCCCCTGCGGTCAGGTTGCCGAGTCGGTAGCGGCCCAGCGAATCGGTCACTCCCACCTGGACCCCATCAAGCTGTACCATCGCGCCGCGCACCGGCAGGCCGCGGTCGCTGGAGCGGACCGTGCCGTGAATGCCCGCCATCAGGTATGTCAGCCACAGGGCGTAGAGCATCTATCGGGCAACCCTCTGTGAAGAAATCTTGGTAAACCCCAGCGATGAACGATTAATCGTCGCGGTACCGGATGCTTACGGATTCCCCCCATCGCTCGTTGTTGTTGGCCTGGCTCACGTGCAGCCGACCGACCGTGGGGCGGGCGGCCTGCATCTCGCGCAGCCATGACTTGTCGGTGATGTGGAGGACGAGCCGACCGGAATCGACCTGCGTCGTCCCGGCCAGCGGTGTGCCGCACGACATCATGTAGACATCGAGGGTACAACGCTGCAGGTGTGCCGGAGCGATCGCCTCGCTCAGCGAGTTCGCCGCGTCGATGCGGAGCGAATCGACGTCCCAGAAACCGAGTACGATGCCGAGATACTTCTTTTTCGGGAGGAAGATTTCCATCGCCCAGCGTGGGCCGGAGTAGGGATCCTCGAGTTGCTGCTTTGGTCGCGGGAAGTCGTCGAGTGCTTCGACCGGGAAGACGATCACCGCCTCGCGGCGCGCAATGACAATCGACGGCCCCTCTTCGGGAGCGGCGAGCGACCGTGGTACCCCGCCGGTAATGCAGCCGGTGAGCAGAGTCATCGCGAGGAGTGCCGGGCGGCGAAGATCCATGAGGGAATGTACGTCACGCCGGACCATCGCGCGGAGCAGCCCCGCGGCCCCCACCTTCAGGGCCGCGAGTGCAGCCAGTCGCGCGCCGAGATCGCGTAGAGCGACACGCTGTTGCCTCGGAGGGCGACGGTGCGCTCGAACCGTTCGCCCAGCCGCTCGGCGAGACTGATCGACCGCGCATTCCCCGGGTCGATGAGTGAGCAGGCGCGCGGCCAGGCAAGGTCCCCGAAGGCGTGATCGAGGGCGGCGACCGCGGCTTCGTGGGCGTAGCCGTGGCCCCAGAATTCTCGTGCGAGGGCCCAGCCGATTTCAGGCTCGGGCCACCCTTCGGGGAAGTGCAGCCCCGCGCGACCGACGAATGCGCCGCTGGTGCGCTCCTCGAGTGCCCACATTCCGTAGCCTCGCAGTTGCCAGTGGCCGGTGAGCATCGCCATCTGGCGCCACGCTTCGTCGCGCCCTACCGGACCCTGCGCACCGAGGAAGCGCATCACCTCGGGGTCGGCGCACATGGCGGCATAGGCGTCGATGTCCTCGGCACGGAAAGGGCGGAGGATGAGACGATCGGTGAAGAGGAGGTTCATCGGGAGAGTTCGCCGGGCACGACTGACCATACTCCCGCCCGCGACCAATGTCTATTGCGCCCTTATCTTCTTCGGCATCCTCGACCCGGGCGAACCATCACGTCCCGCTTTCCCGATACCCGCATCTCTGTCCTCGAGGCGCTCCGGCGCCCCGATCCCGACCAGCGACGGCACGCCGCGGAGCTGCTGATCCGGGCCTATCGCGCCCCGATCCTCGCCACCCTCGCGTGGCGCTGGAACTTGCAGCCCGCCGACGCCGAGGACCTGACGCAGGGATTCTTCGCGGCGGCACTCGAGAAAGAGTGGTTCGAGCGTTTCGACCCGGCGCGGGGACGCTTTCGCACCTTCGTGCGGGTCGCGGCCGATCGTTTCGCCGCGAATGCCGCCCAGTCGGCCGGCCGTCTCAAGCGCGGCGGCGACAGCGTGACGATTTCCCTCGACGACCTGCAGGATCTGGTTCCCCGTGCGGACGAGGAGATCGAGGAGCGCTTTCGAGCCGAGTGGGTGCGCAGCATTTTCGAGCTCGCCCTCAACGCGCTGCGCGAGGAGGCCGGCGCGCGCCAGCGTCAGACCCAACTGCAGCTCTTCGAGGCGTATGACCTCCTCGACGACGAACGGCCGACCTACGCCGCGCTCGGCGAGCAGTTCGGGCTCAACCCCTCGGAAGTGATCAATCATCTCGCCTGGGCCCGACGCCGCTTTCGCACGCACGTGCTCGACGTGATCCGTCAACTCGCCGGGAGCGAGGCGGAGTATCGCGAAGACGTCCGCGACCTGCTCGGCATCGAGGCGCCGTGAGCGAGCTTTCCGACCGGGCAGTGCAGCGGCTGCGTGACGGCCTCGCGCAACCGGAACTCCCGGCGCGGTATGCCCTGCGCGAAATCATCGGTCGCGGCGGGATGGGCGTGGTCTGGCGGGCGCACGACGGGGAGCTCGACCGCGACGTGGCCGTGAAGATTCTTGCAGAACATATCGACGGCGGCGAATTCACCCACCGGCTCGAGCGCGAGGCGAGGATCCTCGCGCGCCTCGAACATCCCGGGATCGTTGCCGTCCACGATGCGGGGACACTCGCTGACGGCCGCGGCT
The DNA window shown above is from Gemmatimonadota bacterium and carries:
- a CDS encoding TonB-dependent receptor; the encoded protein is MLYALWLTYLMAGIHGTVRSSDRGLPVRGAMVQLDGVQVGVTDSLGRYRLGNLTAGGHEFRFVSAGFESQRVGVTLVDGSDLALDISLTVHPVLLPPIETVAQRVPLPDSATSASVIEPGLSHFGAGWQGDRPAAANDLNTLLASAAGVTTRGDNTGTLSIRGGRGSENRTLLDGIPLSSASHFAGASSAINPDAIARVDLHSGIASARFDGALAGVVELRSADLKSASPHFSANASVSDIRSLIQVRVGQGSVMLGGRTSFRNLLTDGSGLGTTNGYQDALAIGRLPLGPGALRVVAFESGNRMHWESSADGLDAAGGDASQPLPTGALANAASWRSGALGATWSGSPHIGEEWRFTGWWNGSSAAIQTGSLDGPIALSSGISELGLSTDYRRQLGLGSLLVGAEITQPKSWYRQHAAGGEDQPAGFVITGRPLLGSLFGEWSWHALPALDLRLGLRGNSDFSGHTSLAPRAVIAVRPDARTTISAGFGRTHQAVQSLLNEENLASTVVSPNLPAATAANVPIARADQYALTLSRELGHGTTLSADGYLRRWYGVVTPAAASSGFFSDTPPAFGEGEARGVNLSLEAARGPLALRATVGLASATQQIAGGSYQIGSARPWLFSGAATWHPDHRTAVQLAWSSGGGQPVTPMLPGLEWRPFSSATGVGEMEGVASTVAGPVNGLRLPTRLRLDAGIRHLWSFGATASRGITTSLRLENLLNRSDPAGVVALANGGLQLLGGTPRGVVLELGWIH
- a CDS encoding GNAT family N-acetyltransferase, whose translation is MNLLFTDRLILRPFRAEDIDAYAAMCADPEVMRFLGAQGPVGRDEAWRQMAMLTGHWQLRGYGMWALEERTSGAFVGRAGLHFPEGWPEPEIGWALAREFWGHGYAHEAAVAALDHAFGDLAWPRACSLIDPGNARSISLAERLGERFERTVALRGNSVSLYAISARDWLHSRP
- a CDS encoding sigma factor — protein: MRPYLLRHPRPGRTITSRFPDTRISVLEALRRPDPDQRRHAAELLIRAYRAPILATLAWRWNLQPADAEDLTQGFFAAALEKEWFERFDPARGRFRTFVRVAADRFAANAAQSAGRLKRGGDSVTISLDDLQDLVPRADEEIEERFRAEWVRSIFELALNALREEAGARQRQTQLQLFEAYDLLDDERPTYAALGEQFGLNPSEVINHLAWARRRFRTHVLDVIRQLAGSEAEYREDVRDLLGIEAP